The DNA region TATGCTTTTGTTTAGTAAATAGAAATTCACTTCATAAGTTGATGGATTTAGATTATTGTTATCAGtaactgttttattaaatgtgattACTGTTCAAAGAttattgttgattatttttaatgatttgtaaatcataattaatatatgttacatAAATAGCTCTATTTTCAATAAGGATTTCTTTCTTATTGGAAATAGTTCTTACACAAAATCTGTGAATAtccctaaatttatttttatctaaagcTAGTTTATATTGTGTGTGTATAATTAGATATATAATCAGTTgtatgaagcttgtttattatgtttataggTTTGCGTCAAAGGTATGTGCCTCAGACACGCGGCCGCCTGTCCTTTGGTATCCCTTCATCTCCGATAATACCAGAGGGTCAAATCGCCATTCGTCCCACTTCCACACCGATGCTGGCAATTCCACCAACAACTGGCGACGTAGCGTCTCCAGCTCTTGTACGTCAACAAGCTGCTAGACCTCTCCCAGCTGCAATACCACCACGAGATCGAAGCATTCTCGATAAAATGGTGGACTATTTGGTAGGTGACGGTCCCGAAAATCGCTTCGCTCTTATCTGCTCCAAGTGCTGCAGTCACAACGGTATGTTGCACAAGATGTCCCTGAAGGTGTTGCTGAtatgtgaattaattatttcaggtATGGCAATGAAGGAAGAATTCGAGTACATGGCATTCCGTTGCTGTTACTGCTCGGCTTTTAATCCGGCGCGTAAGAAGAGACCGGCGGCACCCCTGCTCGAACCGCAGCAGCCTCAGTTGGTAGCCGCGACTAATAAACGCGCCGACGACTCCAGCTCCTCGGACTCGGATTCGGAAAAGAATTCGGGTTCTGATTCGGACGAGAGTGCCAAACCGACAGAAGTTGAGGCTGTGGATCAGCGCAACGACTCACCGATAGAATCCAAGGCCGAGGAGGCGCCTGAGAGGTGAGCTGGATGCGTAACActaactaatataaatttacgtaacctgttttgtattttcaagCAAACTTTCGAATAATGAATCACCAATGGACGTGGACGGAGAAATGCAATTTGTGGAGAACTCGGGTGGCAAAGACTAACATATTGTCGCCTATGAATGCAAATAATAATcgttattacatttaaataaagactGACCACGTAATGTTCATGTAGCACTATTAATGTCGGTAGATACGAAACAGTTCTAGTTGTTCtcccttatttatttatttttatttatgtttttgtctTCATCTATCTgtagttttacaatttttaactgtgtattgtttttttataattgtccaGTTATGGgacctttaataaatttacctgTGAGATTCTACAAACCCGGTGTATCCAACATATCAATTTATGTTTGGCCTCTTATGGAAAAACAATCATAGTTGAAGGACACACAGTTGATTACAAAAGAGTAGGATAATGCTCGAGTGTCGGTAGCATTATCTGGTTTTACATAACtacaaattaacatattttcacaACTTACTgggcaaattatttttaaaaatatttataactttgttacataatcaaaattgtttgaCAATTTCTTGATCCTGAGTTTCTAAAATTCGCCGTACTGCTCTCCTAAACCAAAAACAGCGAACAGTTTTCTCACTTCTATAGCACTTTTGACTTAGGAGGGACAGTATACATATgatgcaatttaattatatcataaGAAATTAACAACATTATTCAATATTGTTCTACccaatattatgaataaactGTACATATTGTTGTTTTGTC from Aethina tumida isolate Nest 87 chromosome 1, icAetTumi1.1, whole genome shotgun sequence includes:
- the LOC109595161 gene encoding endoplasmic reticulum junction formation protein lunapark-B, translated to MGNILAKFRKSKSTYEVLEKLEDEINSINEFKKSTEEAQKKIIRQWLVFGGLTYVVFLVYLYFNFIYFTSNQRLLSMIPIIVLPPLIWFMKRILTWYYNKKIRKNQNKLVSLKEEKKKILDNVMEKETYKVAKTILDKFAPELKKPTIESTPSKALTPRIPQSSKVLDTGLRQRYVPQTRGRLSFGIPSSPIIPEGQIAIRPTSTPMLAIPPTTGDVASPALVRQQAARPLPAAIPPRDRSILDKMVDYLVGDGPENRFALICSKCCSHNGMAMKEEFEYMAFRCCYCSAFNPARKKRPAAPLLEPQQPQLVAATNKRADDSSSSDSDSEKNSGSDSDESAKPTEVEAVDQRNDSPIESKAEEAPESKLSNNESPMDVDGEMQFVENSGGKD